TTTCAAATGATTCTTGCACTTCCATTTGGCGAAGTCAAATCTATTACCTGAAGACAATAACCCTAGTTGTGAAAGGGTGATATTGTCTTGATGCAAGGATTGTATTCTACAGATTATGGAGGTTATCAACAGAAACATATGTCTAGTTTTTCATTCTCCGTTGCTCGCTCGGTTGTTGCCTGTATCTCTTGTATCTCTCATCCTGGATTCCTGGTGTTATCACGTGCCTGATGTGGTTATGCATGACAGTATCTTGTAAAATACAATTCTTTTTTAAAGATTTTGGGTGACAAGCCTGAGACCAAGGGGTTTGATATCCCAATAGTTACTTCAGTTTTAGGAGATAGCATTCTCTTGAATAAATTTATGGCTGTGTTTTTAAGGGAACTGAATGCATTTCACAACACTTATATTACAGTAATCATAAAATGTTCTCCAAGTAAGCAATTTAGCACTTTAGACTTTTTGTCCAACTATTAAAGTTTCTACATGTATTTATCTTTGACATTTTTCAGTCCAGTTGAGTACCAGGCAATTTTGCATTCTGCTTTTATCTATCTTCCCATAAGCAAATGAGAAGTCGTAGAGTGTTATTTTGGTTTTAGGCTTTTTTCAAATACATAACATTATTAGTCACCTCTTCAATAGTAAGCAAAGAAAGATGCACCCAAAAGAGTGGTTTAGTAATCAATGAAGTAACTATACTATTTGGAAACCGAGCTACAAATTCTAGCAGCGACAAAAAAATGATGATTTCTTCCCATATGCCTTATTCGTGATGGATAGAATTATCTGTATTTGTGCTGGTTAAAGGTAACATGTATTCAGTGGAATAGAGTCGAGGTGAGCTGACCCGGCACAATCTGTTAGTCATGCATTGCAGTAGCGAGTATCCACTTTTTATTCCACGCCAAAACTTTTGCTCGTATGGTGGGGAAGCTTCATGGTACAACAGAAGTTGCAGTAATTCTGGAAGTTCAAGTGACTTTGGAGTTACCTCAATGGAATCTGATAGAAAACCTCGGTTGGATTCTTCTAGTAGTAGTAGTTTCAACTGTGCTTCTGCTTCCCTGCACTCGATAGAATCACACAAGGATCTGCAGAAAGGCATAGCACTTCTCAAGAAAAGGGTTGCCTGCATTATTGCATACTGTTACAACACATTATGTTTAGAAGTTCCTGCCGAAGCCTCTACTTTCGAAACATTTGCAAGATTGTTGGCTACACTTTCTTCTTCAAAGGAAGTTCGATCTGTGTTTTCTTTGAACATGTCTGGTTCAAGGTGCGTATTTCCTTTATTTATGTATCATAATTATAGATCTGTGCTCAATACTATATAATGAAAGAAATTTATTTATCATGGCATTGAAGCCTCTGATTATCCAGCAATGGCCCGTATTCAGTGATTCGGTTTTATAATTTGTAGGGCATCCAAGCAAGTCCAACAACTGAACAAATCTGTTTGGAGCGTAGATTCAGCCGGGTCATCTAGCACTTTGATGGAGAGTGGACATGTGCCAGTATTGGTATAGTTTCTTTCTTTGGATTCAGTTCAGCATAACATATATTGGCATTAAAAATATTTGTATGAATATATATAGAGTGAACATGCGCCAGTATTGGTATAGAGGCATAGTTTTTAGTATTGGTTTCATGTCTGCATAAGACTTGAGCTTTTCTGTATTTAATATTTGTTTGTGTTGAGAATTATGCCATTGCCTAATTTTAGTGAGGGGTAAAATGCATCATTATCCAGTCTTGCTGACCACATCTCCTTTTCTATTGAAGTCTACATTTTTTTTGGCTTTCTCACATGTATACAGTGGTTTGTTGAAAGAAATTAAAGGACCTTATGTTAGGGAACAACGAACTCAGTAATGCGCAATGAAGAGATATCTATGATAAGCAGGATCTGGCATAACTCAAATACGCCTAGGCGATTCTTATAAATCTTTATGGAGTTTTCTTGCTTACGTATACTAATTTGTAACAAATTGAGTTAGCCGAAGAAGTGTTTTATGTACGGTAGATAATTCTCTCTTGGATTTCAACTGAGAGGCCTTGGTTTTATTAAGCTTTCTTATAATTTTTCAGAACCTGATGAGAAAAATTTATTAGGGGACATAATTTAGTAAGAACTGCAAAGAATAGAGAGTCCAGAAACCTTGTAGCTACAATCTCTTTAAAATCTTTTGGAATTGCTTCTGTGGATTTCAGAGGATGTGTCAGCTTTGtttagacaagaggggttgctctgatggtaagcaacctccacttccaaccaagaggttgtgagttcgggtctccccaagagcaaggtgggaagtttttggagggaaggatgccgggggtctatttggaaacagcctctctacccaagggtaggggtaaggtctgcgtacacattaccctccccagaccccactaagtgggattatactgggttgttgttgttcgtTGTTGGATGGTTTATGTTTTGGCAACTATTATAACTGAGCATTATTATATGGAACTCTTTGCTACTGGGCCTAATAATGTGTTGCAACCATGCTTTTTTAGTTTTTCTCtcgtaaataaattttgaaagtaattagTTACAATGAAGCTGTTGCATTtgatttctcttctttctttactTTGCAGAGAAATACATTTGACAATGCTCTTCCAAGTTCTATTGCTAGTTTGCCGCATTCACATAACGTGCAAGTTAAAACCCTGATAgagtttctttcatttttctcaaatgtAGTGGTAAATATGTTCTATTTCAGTGATTGATTCTGACTACAAATTTGTGAATTGTCTTCTTTCTTGTGTGATTTGCTAATACATATATACCAAACTAGCAAAACCTAATCCAGGCTTCATTTCTGAGTTTACAATCTTGCAACTCAATTTTCTGGTCCTAATGGAGGGATACTTCTGAGCTACATCAATCTCCTGGATGAAAAAGCTTGTAAAGTTGTCAAAACTAAGTTTAACATTCACAAATTGTAAATAGCGTCAACGTGGTTTTAGCTTTGTTTATGGAAACCACAGTATCTTTATTTTACTCTTACCATATTCTCATACAGCTTTAGAAAGAGTGACGGTTTTGCATCCAAGCAAACACCCATGATTAGAAGATGAATATGCACAGGTGATATCCTTTTCTATTTAGCTCTCACCAACCTGCCCCGCCTGGGGGGCGCAAAATCTGTTTGTCATCAGGTATTATAGACCCGATTCTCTAAGGAGCTCTTCTATGGCTGGTAGCTGGAGATTTCCGAGACAAGCTAAAACCTCACAACTGAACTGCTATTCCCAAAGCAAGTTTTATAGGTAACCGCTCTGCACTTTCTAAGGCATTGTTGGTAGCAAAAGTAAAGGCCCATGATATAGTCATGGGTGGGAGGGGAAGATGAATTTAATTACTAGTCTTAACCATGTTAAATCAAATAAGACAGTACCTAAAGCAGGGGTAAAAAATGTAGCTTTCTTGTCCAAGATGTTTGTGATATATATTTGAACATTTTTAATGTTACCCATTAGTTGAAAAATATATATGGAAGGATTTCGTCAATGTATTTTTTCCGTCATCGTTTCAGTTATTATTAGTGGGGAACTTGTTGAGTTGTCTAAAAGTGACTTTAAATCTCATAAGCCAGCTAATTAACTACTCTATACAAAATCTAAAAATTGAACAAGAATCACAATGATTCTCAATGAAAATGGTGTAGGTGAATTTTTGTGAAAAAGGGAAAGGATTTAATAGTATCATTGTAGGTGGAAGAAGGCTGGAAAGTCTTGGCCTAGCATACTCATTTTCCTGTTACTATACATGCAACGTAAGGCAAAACAAACTTTTCTCGGCAACTTATCATTCTTATCACTAAGAACCTTCTCTTGAATTTTTTTACCCAAATGATAATAAAAATCTGTCAACCTTTGAACCTGACTTATAGCTTTTCCAACAGCTTCACTAATTTCCTTGTTACTTTCTTTTCCAACCTCCTTAAAGGACAAAAATGTTTCACCAGTAAAATGCTTGCAAAAAACAGTTGCAATTTCTTGCTTATGAAAGATCACTCTACTTTAAAAATCTTCCATAGCATAGTTTTCTCCAACTTGGACAATCATAATCATACTGAGATCTAAGCATTTAGTACTTAATATCAATTAGATAAGAGTTAGTTTGTATTTTGGTTTTGGTAAAAATCGAGTCAAACTGATTCATGAATACCTACTTACGACTCCAGTGAAATTATGGATGAATCATAGCTTGAGGGTATCAATGGAGGTTGTTGGGTATTATTAGAGAAAAAGAATAGTGGTTAGGTGTATGTAGATATCTTGCAAAACCATAAATGGTATAGATAGCCGCACCCATGAATAAAGTGGTAATGCTTTGGGTGAGTATAGGCATTTGAGTGGCTTAAGGCCAATACCCAAGTGTTGAATTGGATAAATTGAGCCATAAATTGCAGTAAAAATAGCGCGGTATAGCCAGTTTTTGagctggtcattcaaaaatagccagcgtttacgaaatcaatgaaaaatagtcactattttgctgcaatagagaccggtccagcataatatactggaattcggtgcacttgtgtatgaactccagcatattatgctggaccggtatactttgctgactccagtacaATATACTgaagcaccggtgctccaaactccagtatattatgctggacaattatacttgctggaacttcatcatattatgctggagttccagcatacttatcttggaactccagtataatatgttggagttcaagcatacttatgctggaactccagtataatgtactggcgtattttccaggttttaaacagtgttttcgcttagatttatctttatatgaaaagtggctaaatttcgattacttttgaaactgggctatttttgaacgaccagttgtaaatctggctatttttgaatttctccctaaaTTGCATGGTTAAATTATGATTGGGGTAGATTGACTTTGTTGGGACGTGTTGAGTTATTTGACGCTCAACAAAATTAggattattttttcaaaatataggcTTTGAATGCTTTCTAATGTTAATTGAAATGCGAAACTATATTTGTGGGGGCGAACAATTATGCATCACACCATGATTTGCaaactatttatatttataaatatcttgTTAAATATATTATATGTATTCAATTTTACATAATTTCAAATTATGGTTTTATGAAAGATAGATTGTATACaatttaaaatgtttttttttttgataaattcCATATAAATGTTGAAACCCTTTAATGACTTGATTATAAGAATATGAAATTAGGCCATATGTTCCAAAATTTTATATAAGGTTGTAAAAGGTCGATATTCCCAAGTTCGAATATATAAATTAAGGCCAATAATGCCTAGGTTGTTATATAAAGATTTGGGAGTTATTATAAGATAATTAAGAAGGTTTGTGTGGTTCCCAACAATCAACATTTATAGAGATTTTTACATTCATATACACTATATGAACTATATTATCCTCTCTATTCAAATTttactataattacattttatatacccaattattatttatgtacattttaagggaattaatgataataattagtgtcctaaaatCACTCTAATGTATCTTCCACTCCCCCCACGTTTCTCCCTCCACATCCCACCTCCCTCCCCACGTATCTTGcacaagagagcagcaattccaccattgacaaccattaaaaaactttgaattaatttaatGTTATGAAACTAAAAGCTTTGAAGTTCATTAACTGATGGTTCGAAGATCAATCAACAAAAATATTTATTAGTTGTTCAAAGTTTTGTAAGTTCACTGCAATATTTTGCACAATCTAGCTGGTCACCTACACATTCGAAGTCAGacaaaaattttagttttttgtttCGTTTGTCTCCCtttaattcgaatttgggttttcgaaaaatattatttgtttga
The nucleotide sequence above comes from Nicotiana tabacum cultivar K326 chromosome 12, ASM71507v2, whole genome shotgun sequence. Encoded proteins:
- the LOC107782177 gene encoding uncharacterized protein LOC107782177 isoform X3, giving the protein MHCSSEYPLFIPRQNFCSYGGEASWYNRSCSNSGSSSDFGVTSMESDRKPRLDSSSSSSFNCASASLHSIESHKDLQKGIALLKKRVACIIAYCYNTLCLEVPAEASTFETFARLLATLSSSKEVRSVFSLNMSGSRASKQVQQLNKSVWSVDSAGSSSTLMESGHVPVLL
- the LOC107782177 gene encoding uncharacterized protein LOC107782177 isoform X1, translated to MHCSSEYPLFIPRQNFCSYGGEASWYNRSCSNSGSSSDFGVTSMESDRKPRLDSSSSSSFNCASASLHSIESHKDLQKGIALLKKRVACIIAYCYNTLCLEVPAEASTFETFARLLATLSSSKEVRSVFSLNMSGSRASKQVQQLNKSVWSVDSAGSSSTLMESGHVPVLRNTFDNALPSSIASLPHSHNVQVKTLIEFLSFFSNVVVNMFYFSD
- the LOC107782177 gene encoding uncharacterized protein LOC107782177 isoform X2, giving the protein MHCSSEYPLFIPRQNFCSYGGEASWYNRSCSNSGSSSDFGVTSMESDRKPRLDSSSSSSFNCASASLHSIESHKDLQKGIALLKKRVACIIAYCYNTLCLEVPAEASTFETFARLLATLSSSKEVRSVFSLNMSGSRASKQVQQLNKSVWSVDSAGSSSTLMESGHVPVLVL